The Gossypium hirsutum isolate 1008001.06 unplaced genomic scaffold, Gossypium_hirsutum_v2.1 scaffold_637, whole genome shotgun sequence genome segment TCTATAAATCTGGGTAAgatatttataaaaacaaaacaagacaCAAGACAAAACAAGACACAagagaaaaaacaaaacaataaacaAGACAAAACAAGACaagacaaaacaaaacaaaagagcGCGCGAAGTAATGAAAATGAAGTAATAAAGTAATTATTGACATTCAATGCCATTCATATTTCTTCTGTGTGTGCAGATTTGAGCGAATATGAAGGAATGGGTGAGTGAAGAAATTAATTTGAAGCAGGAAGGGTGGAGATTTTGGTAGTAGAGGTAATAACAACGGTGATATTTGGGTGATGATAAAGGGCCGTTATCGATCGACACACTTCCCAATGGGTGAACTGGTGACTGCTCTCTACGAAGTCCGCGCTCGTGTCGTATGTTTTTCACGGTTCGCAAACGGCTCATTCTCCTCGTGACCGTGGAAGAAGAACGACGTCGGTACTCTCGACTGAAACCACTTTCGATTACGAAAATGACAGACGTAGCAGCTCCAGCTCCCGTAACTAAGTCGCCGAAAAAGAAGGCGGCCAGCAAGCCGAAGACTGCCGCTGCTCATCCAAAGTACGTGGACATGATCCGTGCTGCCATCGGCAGCTTGAAAGAGAGAGGTGGCTCTTCGCGACAAGCCATTCTCAAGTACATAATGGCGAACTACAAAGTGGGCGCAGACTCGACTATGGCCAACTCCCGGGTCAAGACAGCGCTGAAAAACGGTGTCAAGTCCGGAGTCATCAAGCAGTCCAAGGGCACCGGTGCTGCCGGTTCCTTTAAGCTGGGCGACGTAAAAACCGAAAAGCCAAAAGCTAAGAAAGCAGCAGCCAAAAAATCGCCAGCCAAGAAAACAGCATCAGCAGCCAAGAAGCCGAAAGCTGCCAAGAAGTCACCAGCTGCAAAGAAGGCGACCACTCCGAAGAAGACCAAGGCAAGCGGGACTAAAAAGACGGCAGCTGTCAAAGCCAAAAAGGCGAAATCTCCAAAGAAGGTGAAAACGCCTAAAAAGGTTAAGACCGCCAAGCCTGCTAAGAAAACCGCTCCAAAAAAGAAAACCGCCGCCAAGCCAAAAAAAGCGTAAGCGTTGGCTGCTTCCTCCAGGCGCTCTCACTCAGAGCAACCAAAACAAAACGGCCCTTTTCAGGGCCACTAAACCGCTCCAAGAAAGACTAGTATCGTTGAATACAGATTCCTACTTCTTGAATACAGATTTACTTCCTTTTCACTTCAGCAGCATAGTTTTAACATAGTGAAAGTCGCTCGATTTCATTAACTCAACTCTAATTAAATGTAAAAACTAGTTTTTACTTGAATGGGGATGTAGTGATAGTGTTTCAGTCATTCGTTTTCATTAATTCAACTATGTAAAAAAATAGTAGTTTTTACTTAGAATGGGGGTAGGGATGTAGTGGTAGTGTCGTTGTAGTTATAGAGCACGCGTAGTTATACTTGAATGGGGATGTAGTGATAGTGTTTCAGTCATTCGTTTTCATTAATCCAACTATGTAAAAAAATAGTAGTTTTTACTTGAATGGGGGTAGGGATGTAGTGGTAGTGTCGTTGTAGTTATAGAGCACGCGTGGCTTCGTGTGTATTAGTGTAATGTAAAGAGGACAAATTGTGTACtttcgattttttttatcttcCTGAAGAATTTTAGTGGCCCTGAAAAGGGCCGTTTGTTTTTTTAAGTTAGACATTTTGACAGCTTAACCTCCGAATCCGTACAGGGTTCGCCCTTGCCTCTTCAGAGCGTAGACTACATCCATGGCAGTGACGGTTTTCCTTTTGGCGTGCTCTGTGTAGGTGACTGCATCACGGATGACGTTTTCCAAAAACACCTTGAGTACACCGCGCGTCTCTTCGTAGATCAGACCAGAGATACGTTTTACTCCACCTCTTCGGGCAAGTCTTCGAATGGCGGGCTTGGTGATACCCTGGATGTTATCACGAAGGACTTTCCTGTGACGTTTGGCTCCTCCTTTTCCCAAACCTTTTCCTCCCTTTCCACGGCCAGACATGATTGCTGTTCGATTACGACTCAGTGACTTCCTCAACGACGGTAAGCGACGAGAATGAAACCCGAATTGGTATCGGTGCAATATATACAGCATGTGCGGACCTATGAGAAAGCCATTCGTCTATTCTTGAACATGTTTCTTACTCATACACTTCCATCGCGCGGACCTGTTAGAAAGCTTCACGTGCAAAACATTCATCATCGCGCGAACCTTACGCGCGGACTTCGATCGCGCGGACCTGTTAGATAGATTCTCGTGCAAGACATTCATTTTGTTGTTTTTACCTGATTATCGGTATAAATTTTGTCTGAGGTGGGACCTGATTATCGGTATGAATTTTGTCTGAGGTGGGACCTTTCGCTCAATCTGTATGCCATCAAAATGTAGGTAGGATATGGTTGAGTATTTCACCAAGGAAAAGAATTCATGCACATAATTCATGAAATTATCTTTACCTGCGACTTGATTAACCTTGTGCGTTGCGTCGcgcatttttttttttttttggtttttgtttttttttaaaaaaaaattccctgATTAACGGCGTACGTAGTGTCTGAGATCAGAAATAAAGCTGACGCTGACCAAAGAAATGGTGCACGCCTACTTGATTAAACGGTACGAATTCTGTTTTGAGGTAGgatgatgaaatttttttttttttttttttttttttttttttttttgtttgttttattcatttgtttttgtttttttgttttttttttttttttttttttttgtttactgcCTGCTACTAACCCTAACCTCCTGCTACTAACCCTAACCCTGCCCTGCCCACCTGTGCATGCTAGTTGTTccgttttttttttgtgtgttgtgGTTTTGTTAGTATTGAAAAAATAGTATTGTGGAATGTGCTATACAACGAAGCTATCGATTCCTGAGAATTTCGGTGGCCCTGAAAAGGGCCGTTTGTGTATTGCGATACGACAGCTCCCGTATTTACTTGGAGGCGGCTTTCTCGGATTTCTTAGGCAGAAGAACGGCCTGGATGTTTGGCAATACGCCGCCCTGAGCGATGGTCACTCCGGACAATAGTTTGTTCAATTCTTCGTCGTTACGAATGGCCAACTGCAGATGTCTCGGGATTATTCTGGACTTCTTGTTGTCACGGGCGGCGTTACCGGCCAACTCGAGAACTTCGGCGGCCAAGTATTCGAGAACGGCGGCCAGGTAGACTGGAGCACCAGCGCCCACTCTCTCGGCGTAGTTGCCTTTTCTCAGGAGACGGTGGATACGTCCCACTGGAAATTGTAGTCCGGCACGGGATGACCGGGTCTTGCTCTTTCCCTTTACTTTTCCTCCTTTTCCTCTACCTGACATGattagttgatttgattaagttgCGCGTGCGTGCGTGCGGACGGGCGTGCGTGAGTACGAGAGCTTATCACGACGATGTCGAATCGGCGAATGCTTCGGAAGATGAAATTTTCTTTATATACCTGGACGAGAGAGTCGCGCGGATGTATTCTGCTTTCTAAGAGGTCCGCGTGGTGAATAAAACGCGTCCTCAATCTTCTCTTTCGACTCGGCGCGGCCGTCTATATAAAGCACCACCACCGCGCGCGACAGGGTTATTCGTTCACCTACACACTGATAGAGACGAGCTACAGCAACCATGCCTCCAAAAGTTTCATCTAAAGGAGCCAAGAAAGCCGGCAAAGCAAAGGCCGCCCGTTCCGGGGACAAGAAACGAAAGAGGAGACGAAAGGAATCTTACAGCATCTACATTTACAAGGTTTTGAAGCAGGTCCACCCCGACACCGGTGTCAGCAGCAAAGCCATGTCTATCATGAACAGCTTTGTCAACGACATTTTCGAAAGAATCGCTGCCGAAGCCTCTCGACTTGCCCACTACAACAAGAGATCCACGATCACAAGCAGGGAGATTCAAACAGCCGTTCGACTTCTCCTGCCCGGCGAGTTGGCCAAGCACGCTGTTAGCGAAGGAACCAAGGCCGTCACCAAATACACAAGCAGCAAGTAAATCACAAATACTTGCGGCATTAGCGCAATACACAAACGGCCCTTTTCAGGGCCACCGAAatttttaagaaagaaaaaatcaCTCGTTGTTATCACTCTCCAAATCACATTAactgattgattgattgattaaTTGCTCAGCAATTCACCTGTCAACAACACCTGTCAACAACACATGtaagttagaaaaaaaaaaaaaaaattatatatatatcccaaaccctaaccctaaccctaaccctaaccctagcctaaccctaaccctaaccctaaccctaaccctaaataaactaaaaaaaaaaaaaaaaaccaagcaaataaataaataaataaataaataaatatgcacTTGACCTAAACCCTAATACCTTACCAAAACATagaatattttgtatgtttgtatcaATTTGTGCCGTTTCTTTGGTATATTTTCAAAAAACCAAAATCGTTTCTTTGGTATGTTTCCACATCCACGtaggatgaaaaaaaaaagaaaaaaaaaaaaaaccgtaAACAAAATCACAACAAACTCTCCTTCCTccagtcttttttatttttttattttttttctttctctctctttctctctctttctctctctctctctttctctcctcTCCTCGAAAAAGGGAAGGATCGAATCGAACAGAGCGTGTCGAGATATCTGATCGAGAAATAACCCAGCCAATTGAAACGCGCGCCGATTTAGCCCAATGGACTGTAATGCGACTACATACCGACACAAAATTCAGCCAATCGCGTGTTGTGCCGCGCCTTTCGGTTCGACAAAACGCCGCTCTGTGGTGAAGGTAAGATCATTGTTCGTTCAGACTCACAGTCGTCAACACACGCAAACACGAAGTTAGAAAAATGGCACGTACTAAGCAGACCGCCCGAAAATCTACCGGAGGCAAAGCCCCAAGAAAGCAGCTGGCCACCAAAGCCGCAAGGAAAAGCGCCCCAGCCACCGGTGGTGTCAAGAAACCTCACCGTTACAGACCCGGTACCGTGGCTCTCCGAGAAATCCGTCGTTACCAGAAGAGCACCGAACTCTTGATCAGGAAGCTGCCTTTCCAGCGCCTGGTGCGTGAAATCGCTCAAGACTTCAAAACGGATCTTCGGTTCCAGAGCTCGGCCGTGATGGCTCTCCAGGAAGCAAGTGAAGCATACCTCGTCGGCCTTTTCGAGGACACCAACTTGTGCGCCATCCACGCCAAGAGAGTCACCATTATGCCAAAGGACATCCAGCTTGCTCGAAGAATCCGAGGCGAACGTGCTTAGATCCCGCTACCAAAGCAAACAAAAACAACGGCCCTTTTCAGGGCCACCCCCAATTTTCCtcgaaagaaaaaaatgctcGTTGTGTAACACATTTCAAATCAGataaactctctctctctctctccctctctctccctctcgtcctctctctctctctctctgccgTCTTGGTCAGGAGTCCACCAGTTCCCGCCAGTCAGTCGCTACCTCGATCTATAAATCTGGGTAAgatatttataaaaacaaaacaagacaCAAGACAAAACAAGACACAagagaaaaaacaaaacaataaacaAGACAAAACAAGACaagacaaaacaaaacaaaagagcGCGCGAAGTAATGAAAATGAAGTAATAAAGTAATTATTGACATTCAATGCCATTCATATTTCTTCTGTGTGTGCAGATTTGAGCGAATATGAAGGAATGGGTGAGTGAAGAAATTAATTTGAAGCAGGAAGGGTGGAGATTTTGGTAGTAGAGGTAATAACAACGGTGATATTTGGGTGATGATAAAGGGCCGTTATCGATCGACACACTTCCCAATGGGTGAACTGGTGACTGCTCTCTACGAAGTCCGCGCTCGTGTCGTATGTTTTTCACGGTTCGCAAACGGCTCATTCTCCTCGTGACCGTGGAAGAAGAACGACGTCGGTACTCTCGACTGAAACCACTTTCGATTACGAAAATGACAGACGTAGCAGCTCCAGCTCCCGTAACTAAGTCGCCGAAAAAGAAGGCGGCCAGCAAGCCGAAGACTGCCGCTGCTCATCCAAAGTACGTGGACATGATCCGTGCTGCCATCGGCAGCTTGAAAGAGAGAGGTGGCTCTTCGCGACAAGCCATTCTCAAGTACATAATGGCGAACTACAAAGTGGGCGCAGACTCGACTATGGCCAACTCCCGGGTCAAGACAGCGCTGAAAAACGGTGTCAAGTCCGGAGTCATCAAGCAGTCCAAGGGCACCGGTGCTGCCGGTTCCTTTAAGCTGGGCGACGTAAAAACCGAAAAGCCAAAAGCTAAGAAAGCAGCAGCCAAAAAATCGCCAGCCAAGAAAACAGCATCAGCAGCCAAGAAGCCGAAAGCTGCCAAGAAGTCACCAGCTGCAAAGAAGGCGACCACTCCGAAGAAGACCAAGGCAAGCGGGACTAAAAAGACGGCAGCTGTCAAAGCCAAAAAGGCGAAATCTCCAAAGAAGGTGAAAACGCCTAAAAAGGTTAAGACCGCCAAGCCTGCTAAGAAAACCGCTCCAAAAAAGAAAACCGCCGCCAAGCCAAAAAAAGCGTAAGCGTTGGCTGCTTCCTCCAGGCGCTCTCACTCAGAGCAACCAAAACAAAACGGCCCTTTTCAGGGCCACTAAACCGCTCCAAGAAAGACTAGTATCGTTGAATACAGATTCCTACTTCTTGAATACAGATTTACTTCCTTTTCACTTCAGCAGCATAGTTTTAACATAGTGAAAGTCGCTCGATTTCATTAACTCAACTCTAATTAAATGTAAAAACTAGTTTTTACTTGAATGGGGATGTAGTGATAGTGTTTCAGTCATTCGTTTTCATTAATTCAACTATGTAAAAAAATAGTAGTTTTTACTTAGAATGGGGGTAGGGATGTAGTGGTAGTGTCGTTGTAGTTATAGAGCACGCGTAGTTATACTTGAATGGGGATGTAGTGATAGTGTTTCAGTCATTCGTTTTCATTAATCCAACTATGTAAAAAAATAGTAGTTTTTACTTGAATGGGGGTAGGGATGTAGTGGTAGTGTCGTTGTAGTTATAGAGCACGCGTGGCTTCGTGTGTATTAGTGTAATGTAAAGAGGACAAATTGTGTACtttcgattttttttatcttcCTGAAGAATTTTAGTGGCCCTGAAAAGGGCCGTTTGTTTTTTTAAGTTAGACATTTTGACAGCTTAACCTCCGAATCCGTACAGGGTTCGCCCTTGCCTCTTCAGAGCGTAGACTACATCCATGGCAGTGACGGTTTTCCTTTTGGCGTGCTCTGTGTAGGTGACTGCATCACGGATGACGTTTTCCAAAAACACCTTGAGTACACCGCGCGTCTCTTCGTAGATCAGACCAGAGATACGTTTTACTCCACCTCTTCGGGCAAGTCTTCGAATGGCGGGCTTGGTGATACCCTGGATGTTATCACGAAGGACTTTCCTGTGACGTTTGGCTCCTCCTTTTCCCAAACCTTTTCCTCCCTTTCCACGGCCAGACATGATTGCTGTTCGATTACGACTCAGTGACTTCCTCAACGACGGTAAGCGACGAGAATGAAACCCGAATTGGTATCGGTGCAATATATACAGCATGTGCGGACCTATGAGAAAGCCATTCGTCTATTCTTGAACATGTTTCTTACTCATACACTTCCATCGCGCGGACCTGTTAGAAAGCTTCACGTGCAAAACATTCATCATCGCGCGAACCTTACGCGCGGACTTCGATCGCGCGGACCTGTTAGATAGATTCTCGTGCAAGACATTCATTTTGTTGTTTTTACCTGATTATCGGTATAAATTTTGTCTGAGGTGGGACCTGATTATCGGTATGAATTTTGTCTGAGGTGGGACCTTTCGCTCAATCTGTATGCCATCAAAATGTAGGTAGGATATGGTTGAGTATTTCACCAAGGAAAAGAATTCATGCACATAATTCATGAAATTATCTTTACCTGCGACTTGATTAACCTTGTGCGTTGCGTCGcgcattttttttttttttttttggtttttttttaaaaaaaaattcccctGATTAACGGCGTACGTAGTGTCTGAGATCAGAAATAAAGCTGACGCTGACCAAAGAAATGGTGCACGCCTACTTGATTAAACGGTACGAATTCTGTTTTGAGGTAGgatgatgaaatttttttttttttttttttttttttttttttttgtttgttttattcatttgtttttgtttttttgttttttttttgttttttttttgtttttgtttactGCCCTGCTACTAACCCTAACCCTGCCCTGCTACTAACCCTAACCCTGCCCTGCCCACCTGTGCATGCTAGTTGTTccgtttttttttgtgtgtgttgtGGTTTTGTTAGTATTGAAAAAATAGTATTGTGGAATGTGCTATACAACGAAGCTATCGATTCCTGAGAATTTCGGTGGCCCTGAAAAGGGCCGTTTGTGTATTGCGATACGACAGCTCCCGTATTTACTTGGAGGCGGCTTTCTCGGATTTCTTAGGCAGAAGAACGGCCTGGATGTTTGGCAATACGCCGCCCTGAGCGATGGTCACTCCGGACAATAGTTTGTTCAATTCTTCGTCGTTACGAATGGCCAACTGCAGATGTCTCGGGATTATTCTGGACTTCTTGTTGTCACGGGCGGCGTTACCGGCCAACTCGAGAACTTCGGCGGCCAAGTATTCGAGAACGGCGGCCAGGTAGACTGGAGCACCAGCGCCCACTCTCTCGGCGTAGTTGCCTTTTCTCAGGAGACGGTGGATACGTCCCACTGGAAATTGTAGTCCGGCACGGGATGACCGGGTCTTGCTCTTTCCCTTTACTTTTCCTCCTTTTCCTCTACCTGACATGattagttgatttgattaagttgCGCGTGCGGCGTGCGGACGGGCGTGCGTGAGTACGAGAGCTTATCACGACGATGTCGAATCGGCGA includes the following:
- the LOC121226918 gene encoding histone H4; the encoded protein is MSGRGKGGKGLGKGGAKRHRKVLRDNIQGITKPAIRRLARRGGVKRISGLIYEETRGVLKVFLENVIRDAVTYTEHAKRKTVTAMDVVYALKRQGRTLYGFGG
- the LOC121226909 gene encoding histone H2A, which gives rise to MSGRGKGGKVKGKSKTRSSRAGLQFPVGRIHRLLRKGNYAERVGAGAPVYLAAVLEYLAAEVLELAGNAARDNKKSRIIPRHLQLAIRNDEELNKLLSGVTIAQGGVLPNIQAVLLPKKSEKAASK
- the LOC121226915 gene encoding histone H2B, gonadal — its product is MPPKVSSKGAKKAGKAKAARSGDKKRKRRRKESYSIYIYKVLKQVHPDTGVSSKAMSIMNSFVNDIFERIAAEASRLAHYNKRSTITSREIQTAVRLLLPGELAKHAVSEGTKAVTKYTSSK
- the LOC121226921 gene encoding histone H1-delta; translated protein: MTDVAAPAPVTKSPKKKAASKPKTAAAHPKYVDMIRAAIGSLKERGGSSRQAILKYIMANYKVGADSTMANSRVKTALKNGVKSGVIKQSKGTGAAGSFKLGDVKTEKPKAKKAAAKKSPAKKTASAAKKPKAAKKSPAAKKATTPKKTKASGTKKTAAVKAKKAKSPKKVKTPKKVKTAKPAKKTAPKKKTAAKPKKA